Sequence from the Nitrincola iocasae genome:
CTGCCTAAGCAGGTGTGCAACAGTAACTTTCAGTTTCAACGGTTTCACAGGCTTGTTCAGCATTCGATAACCTGCATTGCGTACATGCTGGCGCAGCCCACTGGTATGATTAGCTGTAATCATCAGCACAGCCGACCTGGCAGCATAGCGGTGCAGTAATTTTTCCACCAGAGCAAGGCCTGAGCTGGATTCATTCAAGTGGTAGTCAGCAATCAACAAGTCGGGTCCCTGTGGCTCTGATTCAAAATATTTTTGCAACGCTACACTACTTTCGGCGGTGTATACCTGACAACCCCAACCCTGTAGTAATGACTGCATCGCCGTGCAGATAGCGGGATCATTATCGAGCACCCAGACACGGCTACTCTGCAACACCTGTTGATCACTGCCTTGATGGCGGTCGGGCAAATACGGCTGGTACTCAAACTGCGATAATGGCAGTAATACAGCAAACACCGACCCTTTGCCCTCGTCTGAACTGACTGCCACCGGATGCTCAAGCATGCTGGCAATTTTGTCCACTATCGCCAGCCCCAAACCCAGACCACGATCCTGCAGGGCTGGATTGGGTTTAATACGTTGAAATTCTAGGAAAATATCATCTAATTTATTAGCAGGGATACCAAAACCAGTATCGGCGACTTGTATCTGTACACCGTTAGATCGTCGGCGACATCCGAGCAATATTCGCCCACCTGCTGGAGTATAGCGCACCGCATTAGTGAGAAAGTTTCTCAGTATGCGTGCCAGCAGTACTAGATCGGTTGAGACCACCGCAGAACTTTTTACATAGTCAAAGCACAGCCCTTCCGCTTCACAGATCTGGCGAAATTCGGTCGCCAGGTTGTCCAGCAAATCCGATAATGGAAAAACACTGATATCCGGTTTGATTACACCTGCATCCAGCCTAGACATATCTACCAGCGTACCTAACAGACTATCGACATCTTGCAGCGAACGGTGGATGGCATTTGCCAGGGGCTCCAGCTCTTCTGACAAGGGCCGCTCCAGCAAGGCACCGGTAAACAGTCGCGCAGCGTTCAGCGGCTGTAACAGATCATGACTGACGGCGGCCAAAAACTTAGTGCGAGAAACATTGGCCTGTATAAGTGCCTGATTAGTCTGCCGTAGCTCAGCCATCGCCACCGAAAGCGCTTCAGTACGCTCCCGTACCTGCTCGGCCAGGGCAGCCGAATGCTCAAAAGCCGCATAAGGCGCTGCATTAAATGCGCTACCGGCTTCAACACGCTCAATCAATGCCGCATTAATTTTCCTCAGACGCTGATTCTCAAGCTGCAAGCTGTGCACCGCTTGCTGGTCTGGCAGTGTGCTATCGTCCATCAGCTTTATGCCTCGCCAATAACAACGCCGGTAAAGGTTTGATTAATATGCACACCATCAAAATGTTCGCCGTAGGTGTTGAAGCCAATCACACGATGGTGACGAAAAAAGCTGGAAGCCTCATCCAAACTATCCAGATGCTCAGTTTCTAGGCGCCGCAAAAAACAATCACAACCGAGAGTAATTAGAGGCTTGCCAATACGGCTTTCTATATCGGCAAAGCGTTTCTCCAGATCCGGCAGAATCGGTTGAGGCTGCATCGCCGTGAGCACCATGCCATTACCCACGGCACAATAGAAGGTCAGGCTTAAGTCTGGATTAACCTTTTGAATCGAGCGTACGTAATACTCCTGCCCCAGTTTCACGGCGAGCGGATGCAGGGCAAACACATCTGGGTTGAGCTGCTGCGGATGTAAGCCCAGCATATCGGCATACACCTGAGCGGCTGGCTCAGCATTCAGTTCATAGACACAACGGCTATCCGGGTCGGCGGCAGTAACAACCAGTTTATGTGCCAGGCTTTGCATGTGATGGGTGGTGAATACCTCAAAATCCAGAGAAGTGCGTACTAATGTCAGCGCGGCGGCTTGAGTATGAAAAGCTCCGTTTACGAAAACATGGGTCCCAGCCAGCTGGATATCATCACCCGCGGAGCCACCAAAATGGGCAATACTGCCCAGTGCTGAATCCAACGCCACTAATACCAGCTCTTCCTGACTCGACAAGCCATCAAGTAATGTCATGGCAAAAAAACGTCCAGGCTGAACTACCGCGTGTCGTTGGTGTATTTGACTGATCAGCTGATCCACCTGCTGCTGTGCCTGTGGCAAACTGAAATCATCCAGGGCTGCAATCAATGCAGTTTCGATGCTGAACCAGCGACGATCAAAACCCAGGGCAACGATGCTGCCACGGTCATAGCCACGAGGGGTAATTTCACCGGCTGTCGTACAACCGACCAATGGCGTTTCGCCAAAGGCATTATTCAGCGCAGCAGCCAGTTCGGGCAAGGGGTATTCGGCTGAACAAAAAAACACCACACACTCCAGCTCAGCATGGCACAAGGCAGTCGCCAGAGTTTTAGCCGCTAGGCTGACATCGGCGGCGTCGGACATGGCGGTCAACACCGGTATTTTCACATGTGGATCTAACATATCTGACTTCCTATAAACAAAAGCGCCTGGCGGCAAAACCGGCAGGCGCTTTTAGTATAGCGTTTTACACAAATCTCAGATCAGAAAAAACCCATCGGATTGGTATCATAGCTCACCAGCATATTTTTGGTCTGCTGATAATGATCCAGCATCATCTTGTGATTTTCACGTCCGACACCGGATTTTTTATAACCACCGAAAGCAGCGTGAGCCGGATAATGATGATAGCAATTGGTCCATACCCGACCTGCTTCAATACCCCGTCCCATACGATAGGCACGGTTCATATCGCGGGTCCATAGACCGGCACCTAAGCCAAATTCGGAGTCATTGGCAATTTCCAGAGCTTCCGCTTCATCTTTAAAGGTGGTCACGGATACGACAGGGCCAAAGATTTCCTCCTGGAATACGCGCATTTTGTTATGCCCCTTGATCAAGGTCGGCTGGATATAGAAGCCTTGATTCAGACTGGAATCCAGTTGTTCCTTACCACCACCAATAAGGATTTCAGCACCTTCTTCACGACCAATATCGAAGTAACCCATGATCTTTTTAAACTGCTCTTCCGAGGCCTGCGCACCCACCATGACATCGGTATCCAGTGGATTACCACGCTTAATCATCTGTGTACGTTCAATGACTTTGGCGATGAACTCATCATAAATATCTTCCTGCACCAATAAGCGTGATGGGCAGGTACAGACTTCACCCTGATTGAAGAATGCCAGTACGACACCTTCAATACATTTACTCAGGTAATTGTCTTCAAAATCCATGACATCTTTAAAGAAGATATTAGGTGATTTTCCGCCCAGCTCAACGGTAGACGGAATAATGTTTTCGGCGGCACACTTGAGAATATGCGAACCCACCGGCGTCGAACCGGTAAAGGCGATTTTGGCAATACGTTTACTGGTAGCCAACGCCTGACCGGCTTCAGCCCCATAACCATTGACCACATTGAGCACGCCGGGTGGTAACAGATCGGCAATCAGCTCCATTACCACAAGGATTGACCAGGGTGTCTGTTCAGCTGGTTTGAGAAGAATGCAGTTACCACTGGCAAGTGCAGGCGCAAGTTTCCAGGCAGCCATTAACAGTGGGAAGTTCCAAGGGATGATCTGACCCACGACCCCCAGAGGTTCGTGAAAATGGTAAGCAACGGTATTATGATCTATCTCACCAATAGAGCCTTCCTGAGCACGAATCGCACCGGCAAAGTAGCGAAAGTGATCTACGGCCAGGGGTACATCGGCATTGAGGGTTTCGCGAACCGCTTTACCATTGTCCCAGGTTTCAGCCACGGCTATTTTTTCTAGATTCTGTTCCAGTCGGTCTGCAATTTTCAGCAACATATTGGAACGTTCAGTGACCGAGGTTTTCCCCCAGGCGGCTTTGGCGGCATGCGCGGCATCCAGGGCTAATTCAATATCTTCTGCGCTAGAGCGAGGGATTTCGCAGAAAGCTTCACCAGTCACTGGAGAAATATTTTTGAAATACTGACCTTTAACCGGGGCCACCCATTGGCCACCAATGAAATTTTCGTAGCGGGGTTTTACAGAGATAAGGGCGCCTTCCTGCCCAGGCTGTGCGTATATCATGATAGAGCCTCTTGTTTTTATAGGTGTGACTGAAGCAATCACGTTTAGAAACTTTGATACTAGCGGCTCAGACCGGTAGATGACTATTCTGCATCAGCACCGAAAAAGCAGTACTTTAGTACTGCTTCGCAAGTTTAAAATCAGAGAGTCGGGTACGAAAAGCAAAAGCCGACTCAGGTGCCGCATAAAGATAACCCTGATAGGTATGGCAGCCTAACTTGGCCAGGCTTTGGCGCTGCTCAGGCGTTTCCACTCCTTCAGCAACCACTTCCAGTCCGAGGCTTTTCGACATAGCTATAATGGTGTTAACGATCGCCAGATCTCCCGGATCGCCGGGCAGGCCTTTGACAAAGCTACGGTCAATTTTCAGACGATGAAGAGTTAAACGACGCAAGTAGCTGAGCGAAGAATAGCCCGTACCGAAATCATCCAATGCAAGAGTAACCCCTAACAAACGCAGGCGTTTCAATACCCGAGCACTGCGAATAAAGTTCTCAAACAGGTAACTCTCAGTCAACTCCAGCTCCAACCAGCGTGACTCCAACCCAGTCTGGTCCAACACCATACGTACGACATTAACAATATCGCCACTGTTTAGTTGTAGTGCTGACAGATTAACGGACATTTTCAGGAAGTGGCCTTCCTCCTGCCAGATGCGCGCCTGACGGCAGGACTCTTCGAGCACCCAGTGACCTATGGCATGAATCAATCCGGTTTCTTCAGCTATAGGAATGAACTGATCCGGTGGGACTCGGCCTCGTGTCGGGTGATTCCAACGGATCAGGGCTTCAGCCCCGGAAATACAGTTACTCTGCAGATCAATCTGAGGCTGATAGTAGACTTCAAATTCTTCACGCTCCAGTGCACCTCGCAGATCCGTTTCCAGTTCAAATTTCTCACGGTTTTGCTCAGTCATATCGGCTTCATAGAACTGATATCTACCCTGCCCAAGGCGTCGTGCACGTGTCAAAGCAGCATCAGCATGGCGCAACAGCGCATCAGCATGAATACCATTATCCGGAAATAAACTGATACCTACGGTCGATTCCAGATAAATTGTCTTACCCTCCAGCTCAAAAGGCTGTTTCAGGCTATCCAGGATCTGCTGCGCTAACACCTCTATGGGTGGTTCACCCTGAGTTACTTTGACACACAGCAGAAACTCATCACCACCAGCCCGTGCCAGTAAGTCATCTGGCCGCGCTAACAGCTTTAAACGTTCTGCCATCAGCATCAGCACCTGGTTACCCGCATCATGGCCCAGGCTTTCATTAACCACCTTGAAACGACTCAGATTAATAAACAAAATCGCCAATTGCTGATCCTGTTGTTGCGCCACCTGGCTCATACGTTCACACAAACTGTCGTAAAGCTGTGACCAGTTAGGTAGACCCGTCAGTTGGTCATGGTGTACAAGATAATGGATACGCTGTTCAGAAAGCTGCTGCCGTTGATTGGACTGATCCAGTTGCCGCAGCAAAGGACGTATTTTGTAGGTGATAAAAAAGGTTCCAGCGACCAGTATAACCAGCGTCATAAGGATAGAGCTTGCAAAAACCCGATAAGCAGAAAGGGTTATATCCGTCTCAAGTAGGACAGTAGCCTGCGGTAAGCGGTTCATAATCCCCGAGCTTAACTGCGTGGTAATACGCTGCGTTTCATAATAAATTTGAAATACTGCAACCCCACTCAGCAACAGGCCGGTCAGTAAGATACCAACGGCTACAAAGCGTACAATTTTTTGCTGTAAATGCGTTGTTTTCAGCTGTCCCAACGTGCCACTCCGCTTTTTTATCGCACCATAGCAGTTTTAAAGACAGCTGTTAATCTATTATTTCTATGCAATTAGTAGTGGTTTTACGTTTAATTATTTAAACCACCCGAGTTTCAGCTGTAATCACCTGATCCAACTGCAAGCTCAGCTTATCGCCAGAGTTTAATTGCCCCACACCTGCCGGCGTACCGGTTAACACGACATCGCCGGGCAACAAAGTGAACCATGCACTGATATAAGCCAGCAAGGCAGTAACGGGCAGTAGCATCTGCGCTGTATTTCCCTGCTGACGTATCTGATCATTAATCCGCAAGGTCAACTCCAACTGCGTCAGATCGAGGCCTGCTGGAGCAACGAAGGCCGATAAACTGCAACTGCCATCGAATGCTTTGGCCTTCTCCCAAGGCAAGCCCTTCGCCTTGAGGGTCGACTGTAAATCACGCAAAGTTAAATCCAGAGCCAAGCCCACTCCCGCTATAGCCGTCACTACATCGGCTTCACTGGCATGTGTTAAACGCTCTCCAATAAGAATCGCCACCTCAGTTTCATAGTGCAAGCCGCCTCGCCCCTGTGGTAAAGCAATCGGCTGCGATAAAGGGATAATGGCCGTGGAGGGTTTAATAAACAGCAGTGGCTCGTCTGGTACTGGGTTATTCAACTCTTTGGCATGTTCGGCATAGTTGCGACC
This genomic interval carries:
- a CDS encoding hybrid sensor histidine kinase/response regulator, translated to MDDSTLPDQQAVHSLQLENQRLRKINAALIERVEAGSAFNAAPYAAFEHSAALAEQVRERTEALSVAMAELRQTNQALIQANVSRTKFLAAVSHDLLQPLNAARLFTGALLERPLSEELEPLANAIHRSLQDVDSLLGTLVDMSRLDAGVIKPDISVFPLSDLLDNLATEFRQICEAEGLCFDYVKSSAVVSTDLVLLARILRNFLTNAVRYTPAGGRILLGCRRRSNGVQIQVADTGFGIPANKLDDIFLEFQRIKPNPALQDRGLGLGLAIVDKIASMLEHPVAVSSDEGKGSVFAVLLPLSQFEYQPYLPDRHQGSDQQVLQSSRVWVLDNDPAICTAMQSLLQGWGCQVYTAESSVALQKYFESEPQGPDLLIADYHLNESSSGLALVEKLLHRYAARSAVLMITANHTSGLRQHVRNAGYRMLNKPVKPLKLKVTVAHLLRQAKDSATDDG
- a CDS encoding putative bifunctional diguanylate cyclase/phosphodiesterase; translation: MGQLKTTHLQQKIVRFVAVGILLTGLLLSGVAVFQIYYETQRITTQLSSGIMNRLPQATVLLETDITLSAYRVFASSILMTLVILVAGTFFITYKIRPLLRQLDQSNQRQQLSEQRIHYLVHHDQLTGLPNWSQLYDSLCERMSQVAQQQDQQLAILFINLSRFKVVNESLGHDAGNQVLMLMAERLKLLARPDDLLARAGGDEFLLCVKVTQGEPPIEVLAQQILDSLKQPFELEGKTIYLESTVGISLFPDNGIHADALLRHADAALTRARRLGQGRYQFYEADMTEQNREKFELETDLRGALEREEFEVYYQPQIDLQSNCISGAEALIRWNHPTRGRVPPDQFIPIAEETGLIHAIGHWVLEESCRQARIWQEEGHFLKMSVNLSALQLNSGDIVNVVRMVLDQTGLESRWLELELTESYLFENFIRSARVLKRLRLLGVTLALDDFGTGYSSLSYLRRLTLHRLKIDRSFVKGLPGDPGDLAIVNTIIAMSKSLGLEVVAEGVETPEQRQSLAKLGCHTYQGYLYAAPESAFAFRTRLSDFKLAKQY
- the nosP gene encoding nitric oxide-sensing protein NosP, whose amino-acid sequence is MLDPHVKIPVLTAMSDAADVSLAAKTLATALCHAELECVVFFCSAEYPLPELAAALNNAFGETPLVGCTTAGEITPRGYDRGSIVALGFDRRWFSIETALIAALDDFSLPQAQQQVDQLISQIHQRHAVVQPGRFFAMTLLDGLSSQEELVLVALDSALGSIAHFGGSAGDDIQLAGTHVFVNGAFHTQAAALTLVRTSLDFEVFTTHHMQSLAHKLVVTAADPDSRCVYELNAEPAAQVYADMLGLHPQQLNPDVFALHPLAVKLGQEYYVRSIQKVNPDLSLTFYCAVGNGMVLTAMQPQPILPDLEKRFADIESRIGKPLITLGCDCFLRRLETEHLDSLDEASSFFRHHRVIGFNTYGEHFDGVHINQTFTGVVIGEA
- a CDS encoding fumarylacetoacetate hydrolase family protein, whose amino-acid sequence is MDYQHQFLEGQTHLPAGKVVCIGRNYAEHAKELNNPVPDEPLLFIKPSTAIIPLSQPIALPQGRGGLHYETEVAILIGERLTHASEADVVTAIAGVGLALDLTLRDLQSTLKAKGLPWEKAKAFDGSCSLSAFVAPAGLDLTQLELTLRINDQIRQQGNTAQMLLPVTALLAYISAWFTLLPGDVVLTGTPAGVGQLNSGDKLSLQLDQVITAETRVV
- the exaC gene encoding acetaldehyde dehydrogenase ExaC; protein product: MIYAQPGQEGALISVKPRYENFIGGQWVAPVKGQYFKNISPVTGEAFCEIPRSSAEDIELALDAAHAAKAAWGKTSVTERSNMLLKIADRLEQNLEKIAVAETWDNGKAVRETLNADVPLAVDHFRYFAGAIRAQEGSIGEIDHNTVAYHFHEPLGVVGQIIPWNFPLLMAAWKLAPALASGNCILLKPAEQTPWSILVVMELIADLLPPGVLNVVNGYGAEAGQALATSKRIAKIAFTGSTPVGSHILKCAAENIIPSTVELGGKSPNIFFKDVMDFEDNYLSKCIEGVVLAFFNQGEVCTCPSRLLVQEDIYDEFIAKVIERTQMIKRGNPLDTDVMVGAQASEEQFKKIMGYFDIGREEGAEILIGGGKEQLDSSLNQGFYIQPTLIKGHNKMRVFQEEIFGPVVSVTTFKDEAEALEIANDSEFGLGAGLWTRDMNRAYRMGRGIEAGRVWTNCYHHYPAHAAFGGYKKSGVGRENHKMMLDHYQQTKNMLVSYDTNPMGFF